A stretch of the Nitrospirota bacterium genome encodes the following:
- a CDS encoding DUF3108 domain-containing protein gives MLMQSLPAWLFTAFLIFVPSAFAEPGKNHTTPAPVALPFQAGEKLTYDISWSNIIHAGTAVMEVREEQNSDGRMVFHLISRATSTGVLDRFYKVSDTIESYIDGEHLYSLSYHLDQTHGKRHKTRDMRFDHGKGTVVVLSDGISQTYSVPENVQDALSSLYFVRTRRDFIAGKPITVNVHEDDKTWGVEVQTLGRERIRTPAGEFDTIKIKTYPRYDGVFQNRGEIYIWFTDDARKIPVLMKSTITIGTIVSTLVELKGGESQHDPAIRSKTPQRNH, from the coding sequence ATGCTGATGCAATCGTTACCTGCCTGGCTGTTCACGGCTTTTCTGATTTTCGTACCGTCAGCATTCGCGGAACCAGGCAAAAATCACACAACGCCTGCGCCCGTTGCCTTGCCATTTCAGGCTGGAGAAAAACTTACCTATGATATCAGCTGGTCGAACATTATCCATGCGGGTACGGCGGTCATGGAAGTGCGTGAGGAACAGAACTCAGACGGAAGGATGGTGTTCCATCTCATATCCCGTGCCACCTCAACGGGTGTTCTTGACAGGTTCTACAAGGTATCGGACACCATAGAAAGTTACATCGACGGCGAACACCTGTACAGCCTATCTTATCACCTCGATCAAACACACGGCAAGCGACACAAAACGAGAGACATGAGGTTCGACCATGGAAAGGGTACGGTCGTTGTGTTGTCCGACGGGATTTCGCAGACCTATTCCGTCCCGGAAAATGTCCAGGACGCTCTTTCTTCCCTCTATTTCGTGCGCACGCGACGGGATTTCATCGCCGGGAAGCCGATCACGGTCAACGTGCATGAGGACGACAAGACCTGGGGGGTTGAGGTGCAGACGTTGGGAAGGGAAAGGATCAGGACGCCGGCAGGAGAATTCGATACCATCAAGATAAAGACCTATCCCCGGTATGACGGCGTCTTCCAGAACAGGGGAGAGATTTATATCTGGTTCACCGACGATGCGCGGAAAATACCCGTGCTCATGAAAAGTACGATCACCATCGGCACCATCGTCTCCACGCTCGTGGAGCTGAAAGGTGGAGAGTCACAGCATGATCCGGCAATCAGAAGCAAAACGCCTCAACGGAATCATTGA